ATCGAGCTTCACATCGCTCCGAGAAAAGGCAACTCGGCGGTGCACATCGTCGAGCGAGACTTGTGCGAACGACACCGGGACCGGCTGATCGGAGGCGGGTGTGGAAGCGGTGAGGTCGAAGGCACCGCCGGTGGTTTCCCAGGCCGATGCGCCGAGCTCGATCAGCTCCCACACTTCGCGGTCGACTTGCACCGACTGCGCTGCGGCATCGCGATTGATGCGCGAGATTTCGCTCCGTGGGTCGTAGCGCGAAATCAGCTGCTCGACGCGCTTCAGCTCGGCGATCGACGCCTCAGCGACATCGGTCAGATGTTCGGTATCGTCCCCTAGCAACAGGAGCTCGAAGAGCGTTCCCATCGCGGCGATGTTACGAGTGATGCGAGCCACCAAAAATACCTTTGTGAAAGGGAAGGCGAGTCGCAAGCGTTACTCAAGGAGCACGCCTGGGGACTTCGATCAGCGACTACGAATAGCAACGGACTTCGAAGACCCGCGCCAGCTTGTCGCCGTTGGTAGCAGTCACTTCGAGCTTGAGCTTTTCGATGTTCGCCGCAGCAAACTCATGACGACGAAGCCGCTGATGATTCCCCGCGACTTCGGCAAGCAGTTGCCACTCGGTTTGCCCTGCGACTTTGCCGAGCAAGCGGTAATCGCGCACCGTTTCAGGTTGGGGTGCGCGGATGATGCCGTTGTTCGCGCCGTTGCTGGAACTGAGTGTCAGTTCGCGCTGAAAACCGGTGTCGAACGTCAGTTGCACGCGGCTGATTTTTTGAGGCGCATCCCACTGAAGCTCGAGCGACGCGCGGCCATCGAGGAGCTCGCCACTCCAGCGATGATTGGTCCCGCCGGGGAAGTCGCGCACGATGCCATCGATTACAGCCGACGCTGGATAGCCTTCGATTTCACTCGAGGCTGTCACTTTGGCAGCGCGGGCCAGATCGGCCGGATCTTCGTTCCGCTGATTGTTGATCGACTGATCGTCGCGCAGCAGCGTTTGCTGCAGTTTTTTAAGCTCGTTTTTGTTTTCGTACAGCTCACGCGGCGAGATTTTCGCCAGAGCTGCTTGAGCGGCAGCGGTTCCAGCGGCTTGTCCCATCACAGCGCAGGTGGCCATCACGCGGGTGCTCGTAAACGCGACATGCGAGGCGCTTGCGTTGCGTCCCGCCATCATCATGTTGGTGATGTTTTTGCTGTAGAGCGAACGCAGCGGGATATTGTAAATCGGCGTTTTGATCTGCACGCACGGTGGCAGATCGGCCCGATCGAAACCTCCAGGCGGGTGATCATCCATCGGCCAACCACCAAGCGCCACGGCATCGGTGAAATCGCCATTCACTCCCATCAGATCGAACTGCGTCATCAGATGATCGCCGACAAAACGACGGCTCTCGCGCTTGCCGGTCATCATGCCGACCCAGTCGATTGCCCAGTTCTCGCTCGTCGGATGCGCGCCGCTGTTCTTGATGTAGTCCCACACTCCCATCACGATCGACAGCAGTTCGAAACGAATCCGTTCGTTGTCTTGAATCGTGCTGAGCTGACCACCCCATTCGATCCACCAGTAGCCATATTCCCACGAGCCAGTGGGGCGCTTCAGCAACTGCTCTTTCGACACCTTGCGCGCCCACTTCGGTGGTG
This window of the Pirellula staleyi DSM 6068 genome carries:
- a CDS encoding FAD-dependent oxidoreductase, with protein sequence MKRRDFLSSVGLSGFAGYSLAVLAEAPSQASAADRTVDEIRAEMRKIAPEAGDRQPATAEPHMTLVKLQCDVFVAGGGLAGVCAAVAAARNGAKVVLVNDRSRLGGNSSSEVKMHVVGANHHKSRPGWREGGLIEEFRLDDAANNPQRSWEMWDLLLYDKCVSEPNLTLLLDSVLYSAEVKENKIVRAMVRCDKTEHIYDITAGIYLDCTGDGRLGLEVGAEFRYGREARLEFGEPLAPEAPDLETLGSSILFTSRKHDRPMPFTPPKWARKVSKEQLLKRPTGSWEYGYWWIEWGGQLSTIQDNERIRFELLSIVMGVWDYIKNSGAHPTSENWAIDWVGMMTGKRESRRFVGDHLMTQFDLMGVNGDFTDAVALGGWPMDDHPPGGFDRADLPPCVQIKTPIYNIPLRSLYSKNITNMMMAGRNASASHVAFTSTRVMATCAVMGQAAGTAAAQAALAKISPRELYENKNELKKLQQTLLRDDQSINNQRNEDPADLARAAKVTASSEIEGYPASAVIDGIVRDFPGGTNHRWSGELLDGRASLELQWDAPQKISRVQLTFDTGFQRELTLSSSNGANNGIIRAPQPETVRDYRLLGKVAGQTEWQLLAEVAGNHQRLRRHEFAAANIEKLKLEVTATNGDKLARVFEVRCYS